In Sulfolobales archaeon, a genomic segment contains:
- a CDS encoding ABC transporter permease — MLAKSSNPVIGVLTVVLAPLLAISVLSIASGVGVADTLYWIFWGGFSPSQISEAMLRATPILITSFGLSLAYLARIWNIGSEGQILLGAIATAWIGLHLGGLGVIGVIVSTIFGGLCGALWASIPGLLRAYRGANEVFSTLMMNYLALYLASYLLQGPLRSPTSLFPETATLSRDLWVEPLIPGTRVNAFVLLSPALIAPATYILVARSTLGIKLRVIGEGAEKARYFGIDAGKAIVATMFLSGFLAGIAGSTEVLGIHHRALPSISQGYGYLAIPVAVIASLEPRLILPLSIYLGGVVNGVEVAQMNLSIPSGASYIIQGILLIASLPMAMRR; from the coding sequence ATGCTAGCTAAATCCTCTAACCCTGTCATAGGGGTTTTAACAGTGGTCTTAGCACCCCTGCTAGCAATATCAGTACTATCCATAGCCTCGGGCGTTGGTGTTGCCGATACACTCTACTGGATATTCTGGGGAGGATTCTCACCATCTCAGATTTCAGAGGCTATGTTAAGGGCTACACCTATATTGATAACATCCTTTGGGCTTTCACTAGCTTATCTCGCCAGGATATGGAATATAGGTTCCGAGGGCCAGATCCTTCTGGGGGCCATTGCAACAGCATGGATCGGGCTACACCTAGGCGGGCTAGGCGTAATTGGGGTTATAGTCTCAACAATATTTGGAGGTCTCTGCGGAGCCCTATGGGCCTCGATCCCAGGCCTTCTCAGAGCATATAGAGGTGCTAACGAGGTATTTAGCACCTTGATGATGAACTATCTAGCCCTCTACCTAGCTAGCTACCTTCTGCAGGGCCCCCTCAGAAGCCCCACCTCCCTCTTCCCAGAAACAGCTACTCTCAGCAGAGATCTGTGGGTGGAGCCTCTGATCCCAGGTACGAGGGTTAATGCCTTTGTACTTCTCTCACCAGCCTTGATAGCCCCAGCAACATATATACTAGTTGCCAGAAGCACCTTGGGGATCAAGCTGAGGGTTATTGGAGAAGGTGCCGAGAAAGCGAGGTACTTCGGGATAGATGCTGGGAAGGCTATAGTGGCTACCATGTTTCTCAGCGGCTTTTTAGCTGGGATTGCCGGCTCTACAGAGGTTCTCGGAATCCATCATAGGGCTCTACCATCTATATCCCAGGGATACGGCTATCTAGCTATCCCTGTCGCTGTTATAGCTTCCCTCGAGCCCAGGCTGATCCTACCCCTCTCAATCTATCTAGGCGGTGTCGTCAACGGGGTTGAGGTGGCTCAGATGAACCTCTCAATCCCCTCAGGAGCTTCATATATTATCCAGGGGATCCTCCTTATAGCATCTCTACCAATGGCTATGAGGCGGTGA
- a CDS encoding ABC transporter permease — MDLPSISGFIGSLLAISTPILLIASLELLVQRSGVINLGVEGAMLVGAFTAYVVTLYTSSPLLGLLSAIALGSLVSILFAIMAVYMRLDQIVVGVSISMVSIGLTSYLYRLIVGYGSPPKIQSTLIDVSTPFLRSIPIAGDTLFQTPLTPISLVLPIAFWLLLGRSLVGAIIKASGEDPSRACRLGVNVAMVRTILLALEGIASGAAGALLSIGYYGSFLENMTAGRGYLAVALVILSSWSPARLLPTVLIFSLIEVAQLRLQASGIIEIPYQLALSMPYIFTLAILAISSGGKKAPRSLGSSEYEC; from the coding sequence ATGGATCTACCATCTATATCGGGCTTTATAGGAAGCTTACTGGCGATCTCAACACCAATACTCCTTATAGCATCTCTAGAGCTTTTGGTGCAGAGAAGCGGTGTGATCAACCTAGGTGTGGAGGGAGCCATGTTGGTAGGGGCTTTCACAGCATATGTTGTAACGCTATATACATCAAGCCCGCTCCTAGGGCTTCTATCAGCTATAGCATTGGGATCGCTGGTTTCTATTCTATTCGCAATCATGGCAGTATATATGAGGCTAGATCAGATCGTTGTTGGGGTATCAATCAGCATGGTCTCAATAGGGCTCACATCATATCTATACAGGCTCATAGTAGGCTATGGATCTCCCCCCAAGATACAGTCAACACTAATCGATGTGTCAACCCCATTTCTAAGGAGCATCCCAATAGCAGGGGATACCCTGTTCCAGACCCCCCTAACACCTATCTCGCTAGTCCTTCCAATAGCTTTTTGGCTCTTACTGGGTAGAAGCCTGGTAGGGGCTATTATCAAGGCTTCGGGTGAGGATCCCAGTAGGGCTTGTAGGCTAGGCGTAAATGTAGCTATGGTAAGAACTATCCTCCTAGCCCTAGAGGGTATAGCCTCTGGAGCTGCTGGCGCACTCCTAAGCATCGGATACTACGGCTCCTTTTTAGAGAATATGACAGCCGGGCGGGGCTATCTAGCTGTGGCCCTTGTGATCCTATCTAGCTGGAGCCCTGCTAGGCTTCTCCCAACAGTATTGATCTTCAGCCTAATAGAGGTGGCCCAACTCAGATTACAGGCCTCAGGAATCATAGAGATCCCATACCAGCTGGCACTATCAATGCCATATATATTCACACTAGCAATCCTAGCAATATCTAGCGGAGGCAAAAAAGCCCCTAGATCCCTTGGATCCTCTGAATATGAGTGCTAA